A window from Pokkaliibacter sp. MBI-7 encodes these proteins:
- a CDS encoding DUF2157 domain-containing protein, whose protein sequence is MKLTRKSLDQAVEQQIISADQAERLWGFWRSQHANTPQFDFTHVLYYLGGMIAIGAMTLFMNLGWEEFGGWGVFFISLLYAGVGLWLSRHFADRGLMIPAGICATFAVALTPLAIYGLQQALGVWPDDSPYRNYHRYIRWHWLYMELGTLAVGCMVLWRYRYPFLVMPIAVTLWYMSMDLTTMLNGGDYSWELRKLVSLYCGLLMIGLALWVDIRSRFSADYAFWIYLFGVMAFWGGMTLQHSDSELNKFIYCCINLLMIVAGVMLMRRVFVVFGAIGACLYLGHLAEDVFEDSWLFPMALTAIGLLVIYLGVLWQKHEDAITRHARQLLPMALRELLEHRQ, encoded by the coding sequence ATGAAACTGACCAGAAAGTCACTGGATCAGGCTGTTGAACAGCAGATTATCAGCGCTGATCAGGCCGAGCGGTTATGGGGGTTCTGGCGCAGCCAGCATGCCAATACGCCGCAATTCGACTTTACCCATGTGCTGTATTATCTCGGCGGCATGATTGCCATCGGCGCCATGACGCTGTTTATGAACCTCGGCTGGGAGGAATTCGGTGGCTGGGGTGTGTTCTTTATCTCGCTGCTGTATGCCGGAGTGGGCCTGTGGCTTTCCCGCCATTTTGCTGACCGGGGGCTGATGATACCGGCGGGCATTTGCGCCACCTTCGCTGTTGCCCTGACACCGCTGGCCATTTATGGCCTGCAGCAGGCACTGGGAGTCTGGCCTGACGACTCACCTTACCGTAACTACCATCGCTATATCCGCTGGCACTGGCTGTATATGGAGCTGGGCACGCTGGCGGTGGGGTGCATGGTGCTGTGGCGCTACCGTTATCCTTTTCTGGTGATGCCGATTGCGGTCACCCTCTGGTACATGTCCATGGACCTGACCACCATGCTTAACGGTGGCGACTATTCGTGGGAGCTGCGCAAGCTGGTGTCGCTGTATTGTGGCCTGCTGATGATCGGGCTGGCGCTGTGGGTGGATATCCGTTCACGCTTTAGTGCCGATTATGCGTTCTGGATCTACCTGTTTGGTGTGATGGCTTTTTGGGGCGGTATGACGCTGCAGCATTCCGACAGTGAACTGAACAAGTTCATTTACTGCTGCATCAACCTGCTGATGATCGTTGCTGGAGTAATGCTGATGCGGCGGGTATTCGTGGTGTTCGGTGCCATTGGTGCCTGCCTGTACCTTGGCCATCTGGCAGAGGATGTGTTTGAAGACAGCTGGCTGTTCCCCATGGCGCTGACGGCTATCGGTCTGCTGGTGATCTACCTCGGTGTGCTCTGGCAGAAACATGAAGATGCTATTACCCGTCATGCGCGCCAGCTGTTACCCATGGCGTTGCGTGAGCTGCTGGAGCACCGGCAGTGA
- a CDS encoding MOSC domain-containing protein — MAQVVAVSCSEQHVFSKQPARQIELIKGEGVVGDAHRGVTVQHRSRVAKDPSQPNLRQVHLIQQELIDELQGRGFAVEAGTLGENITTQGLDLLALPTGSVLAIGETVRIEVTGLRNPCAQLDRYQQGLTAAVLDRDEHGQLIRRAGVMGIVLHGGPVQAGDSIAISLPALPYSPLVPV; from the coding sequence ATGGCACAGGTAGTTGCAGTCAGCTGTTCAGAACAGCACGTATTTTCCAAACAGCCAGCCCGTCAGATTGAGCTGATCAAGGGCGAAGGGGTAGTGGGAGATGCCCATCGTGGCGTCACCGTGCAGCACCGCTCCCGCGTCGCCAAAGATCCCAGTCAGCCTAATTTGCGCCAGGTTCATCTGATCCAGCAGGAGCTGATCGACGAGCTGCAGGGCAGAGGTTTCGCCGTGGAAGCAGGGACGCTGGGGGAAAATATCACCACTCAGGGCCTTGATCTGCTGGCCCTGCCCACTGGCAGTGTGCTGGCAATCGGGGAAACAGTGCGCATCGAGGTGACGGGATTACGCAACCCCTGTGCTCAGCTTGACCGCTATCAGCAGGGGCTGACCGCCGCGGTACTGGATCGGGATGAGCACGGTCAGCTGATCCGGCGCGCCGGTGTCATGGGCATTGTGCTGCATGGCGGGCCAGTGCAGGCGGGCGACAGCATTGCGATTAGCCTGCCTGCGTTACCCTATTCCCCTCTGGTGCCAGTGTGA
- a CDS encoding VOC family protein — translation MPSPRITHIALHVVDLDACVSFYADYCGMYTIHERRHGAKQIVWMAEPGRESDFIFVLMNGGEDLQLAGNDYRHFGFALGSRAEVDKLAARAEAAGCLVWAPRQEAFPVGYYCGLRDPNGNYVEFSFGQPLGPGAEDFEQLLRLPD, via the coding sequence ATGCCCAGCCCGCGGATAACCCATATTGCGCTGCATGTGGTCGATCTTGATGCCTGCGTGTCGTTCTACGCCGACTACTGTGGCATGTACACCATTCACGAGCGGCGCCATGGTGCCAAACAGATTGTCTGGATGGCCGAACCCGGGCGGGAAAGCGATTTTATCTTTGTACTGATGAACGGTGGAGAAGACTTGCAGCTGGCCGGTAATGATTACCGTCATTTTGGCTTTGCCCTCGGCTCCCGCGCCGAGGTGGACAAACTGGCTGCGCGTGCAGAGGCGGCCGGTTGTCTGGTCTGGGCACCCCGTCAAGAGGCATTCCCGGTGGGGTATTACTGTGGCCTGCGCGACCCCAACGGTAACTATGTAGAGTTCAGTTTCGGCCAGCCGCTGGGGCCGGGCGCGGAAGACTTTGAACAGCTGCTGCGGCTGCCGGACTAG